Proteins encoded by one window of Enterobacter pseudoroggenkampii:
- the pdxH gene encoding pyridoxamine 5'-phosphate oxidase translates to MSDNDELQQIAHLRREYTKGGLRRQDLPAEPLVLFERWLKQACEAKLADPTAMVVATVDENGQPYQRIVLLKHYDEKGLVFYTNLGSRKAHHLENNPRISLLFPWHMLERQVMVTGKAERLSTLEVVKYFHSRPRDSQIGAWVSKQSSRISARGVLESKFLELKQKFQQGEIPLPSFWGGFRIPIEQMEFWQGGEHRLHDRFLYQRENGGWKIDRLAP, encoded by the coding sequence ATGTCAGATAACGATGAACTGCAGCAAATTGCGCATCTGCGCCGTGAATACACAAAAGGCGGCCTGCGTCGCCAGGATCTGCCCGCTGAACCCCTCGTGCTTTTTGAACGCTGGCTGAAACAGGCCTGCGAAGCGAAACTCGCCGATCCAACGGCCATGGTTGTCGCGACGGTAGATGAAAACGGTCAACCGTATCAGCGCATCGTATTGCTAAAGCATTATGACGAGAAAGGACTGGTGTTCTATACCAACCTTGGCAGTCGCAAAGCGCACCATTTAGAAAATAATCCGCGCATCAGCCTGCTGTTCCCGTGGCATATGCTGGAGCGTCAGGTGATGGTCACCGGCAAAGCGGAACGTCTCTCGACGCTGGAAGTGGTGAAGTATTTCCACAGCCGCCCGCGTGACAGCCAGATTGGCGCCTGGGTATCAAAACAGTCCAGCCGAATTTCCGCCCGCGGCGTACTGGAAAGTAAATTCCTGGAGCTGAAACAGAAGTTCCAGCAGGGTGAAATTCCCCTGCCAAGTTTCTGGGGCGGTTTCCGTATCCCGATTGAGCAGATGGAGTTCTGGCAGGGGGGCGAACACCGCCTGCACGACCGCTTTTTATACCAGCGCGAGAATGGCGGCTGGAAAATCGACAGACTGGCACCGTAA